The Acidobacteriota bacterium genome has a segment encoding these proteins:
- the carA gene encoding glutamine-hydrolyzing carbamoyl-phosphate synthase small subunit, which translates to MLYCAENELEADPIRKAVLALADGSVYEGIGFGASAKTGGEVVFNTGIVGYPESITDPSYRGQILCQTYPLIGNYGVDPACFESDRPQIAGYIVSELCARPSHARSRKTLDDWLRDSGVPGIAGIDTRALTKKLRVHGVMTGVLAAADFVPGAARLRREAREVPDPNARDLVAEVTTPEIRIYNPEAPRTIVLVDCGAKLNIVRCLVRRGVAVVRVPAGTDAGRILGFAPRGVVVSNGPGDPARAAATIAAVRRLLAERVPLFGICLGNQLLALAAGGRTYKLKFGHRGQNQPCLEEGTKRCYITSQNHGFAVDAASLPAGWTSWFRNANDGTNEGIRHARRPVFGVQFHPEACPGPTDTEFLFDQFLEAAG; encoded by the coding sequence GTGCTATACTGCGCCGAAAATGAGCTGGAGGCTGACCCCATCCGAAAAGCGGTTCTGGCCCTCGCGGACGGCTCCGTCTACGAGGGCATAGGCTTCGGCGCGAGCGCCAAAACCGGGGGGGAAGTCGTTTTCAATACCGGGATAGTCGGCTACCCGGAGAGCATCACCGACCCGTCCTACCGCGGCCAGATCCTCTGCCAGACCTATCCCCTCATCGGCAATTACGGCGTCGATCCGGCCTGCTTCGAATCCGACCGGCCGCAGATCGCCGGCTACATCGTCTCCGAGCTCTGCGCCCGGCCCTCGCACGCCCGCTCCCGCAAGACCCTGGACGACTGGCTCCGCGACAGCGGCGTTCCCGGGATCGCCGGCATCGACACCCGGGCTTTGACCAAGAAGCTCCGCGTCCACGGCGTCATGACCGGCGTCCTGGCCGCCGCCGACTTCGTGCCTGGCGCCGCCCGCCTGCGGCGCGAGGCCCGCGAGGTCCCCGATCCCAACGCCCGCGACCTCGTCGCCGAGGTCACGACGCCGGAGATCCGCATCTACAACCCCGAGGCCCCCCGGACGATCGTCCTCGTCGACTGCGGCGCCAAGCTGAACATCGTCCGGTGCCTCGTCCGGCGCGGCGTCGCCGTCGTCCGCGTCCCGGCCGGCACGGACGCCGGGCGCATCCTGGGCTTCGCCCCGCGCGGCGTCGTCGTCTCCAACGGGCCGGGCGACCCGGCCCGGGCCGCGGCCACGATCGCCGCCGTCCGCCGGCTGCTCGCCGAGCGCGTCCCCCTCTTCGGGATCTGCCTGGGCAACCAGCTCCTGGCCCTGGCCGCCGGCGGCCGGACCTACAAGCTCAAGTTCGGGCACCGCGGCCAGAACCAGCCCTGCCTCGAGGAGGGCACGAAGCGCTGCTACATCACCAGCCAGAACCACGGCTTCGCCGTCGACGCGGCCAGCCTGCCGGCCGGCTGGACATCCTGGTTCCGCAACGCCAACGACGGCACGAACGAGGGCATCCGCCACGCCCGGCGGCCCGTCTTCGGGGTCCAGTTCCATCCCGAGGCCTGTCCGGGCCCGACCGACACCGAGTTCCTCTTCGACCAGTTCCTGGAGGCGGCCGGATGA